GCCAAGGCTTTTGGTGTAAGGTAAAAGCCACCTGCAAAACGTCTTCCAATAGATATTGTATTGATAAAGCAATCTGTTTCCCCAGCATTTTCACCCCCTACAATCTTCATTTTGATTTCTTTAAAAAAGAGAAGTGTTTTTACAATATGCCAAATATATTTGTTTTTACCACCCTCTTTTACAACACCGGGTTCAGCATAGTTTTCAGCAGCCACTTGAGCGTCAAAACCAAGTCCCATCCCGTTTAAAAAATAATTGCCATTGCAATGTCCAACATCCATCAGTTTTGTGTTCAAATCAAAAAATGTTTTCCAATTTTCTTCAGTAAATCTGTTTGGAAATCCTAGTAATTGGATAAAGTCGTTGCCGGTTCCCGCAGGAATTGCTCCACTAATGATGTCTTTTCGATTTATGATGGGCGTAAATACTTCATTAACAGTCCCATCTCCTCCGACTGCAATAATGTATTTATATCCCAGATCAGCGTATTTCTTTGAAAGTTCTCCAGCATGCCCTTTCCTTTCTGTGGTTACATATTCAGCCGGAATATTGTATTCAGCAACCTTCTTTTCTAAAATCGATTTTATTTCTTCTCCATACCCATTTCCAGCAATCGGGTTAATAATGAATATCCATTTGTGATTTTCCATGTTTTACTATTTAATAATGGCAGATTGAATTACTTCTTTAACTGATTCAATTATCTCAGAATCACTTTTATTAATTAAAAGACTTCTTTCAATAGGTTTATGTATGATGACATTAATTTTTGAATTGAAATTAATATGAAATCTGTTTTTTGGTTTTAGGGAATAGAAGCCATTCAGGGTAACCGGTAGAATATTTACATCGGAAGCTTTCATTAATCGGATAAAGCCTTTGTAAAAATTGTTTATTTGGCCATCTAATGTGCGTGTTCCTTCATGAAAAATGGCAATGGTATTGGTTTGGGATTTATGAATTAAGCTGTCGAGCATAAGTCTTGTGTTGCTGAAGGTTGCCGATTTCATTGGCACATAGTTGGTCATCAATAAAATTTGTTTGAAGACCGGAATTCTCAATAAACGTTCATGTCCGAACCAGGATACATTTGGATAGAAGGCCATGATTGCCATGATGTCAAAAAGGCTTGCGTGATTAGCAATTAAAATATAATTTCCTCCTTTCTGAATATTCTGCATGCCATTGATTGTTAACTTTTTACCCATTAGATAGAAGACAGATTTGGCCCAAAAATGCATGACGTGCTGTACGCTTTTCTTTCTTTTAAGGATGGCAAAAAAGAGCGAAATTAATACGATCACAAAAGTAAAACTATATAGGATAATGAAAACAGGTACAGAAACTAGGGTGTATATTCTGGCTCTCATGTTTGTTGGAGGAGTTATTTTACTGGGAAACTTGAATTAGATCATTTAATCAATCCCTGAATTTGATTTTTATAGATTTTATTTTTTAGCAAGGTACATTTAAAAAAATTGATATGAAAATGATGTAGACACTCGTCCGAATTTGTCCTATTCTTAAATTCTGATATTGTCACTTATTTAGAGGCAAATCAACTCCAAAACCTCTTTTTTTGTCATAATATTTTAGCAGAAGAGCGAAGAATAAACCAAGCAAACCGAGTGCTGCAAACATGATCATGGTTGGTGTGTAATTTAAAGTTTCTGGATTTCCGGGATTTGCTTTATCAAGAATAATTCCTGCCAAAATTGGAAAACCCCACAAACCAAGATTTTGTATAGAATACATTAAGCCGTAGGCTGTTCCTATTTGCTTTTCCTTGACTAACCTAACCATCGAAGGCCACATTGCGGCAGGAACTAATGAGAATGCTACGCCTAATAAAATCATTAATGCCTGTGGTGGCGTATTGGTGAATGAAAACGTGATGTGAACAATAAATAAAGCAAATGAACCAAATATCATGGCAGATGCTGCTTTCCCAAATCGATCAATCAGAAATCCAAATAAAGGTGTGAAAAATAGAG
The nucleotide sequence above comes from Bacteroidota bacterium. Encoded proteins:
- a CDS encoding diacylglycerol kinase family lipid kinase, with the protein product MENHKWIFIINPIAGNGYGEEIKSILEKKVAEYNIPAEYVTTERKGHAGELSKKYADLGYKYIIAVGGDGTVNEVFTPIINRKDIISGAIPAGTGNDFIQLLGFPNRFTEENWKTFFDLNTKLMDVGHCNGNYFLNGMGLGFDAQVAAENYAEPGVVKEGGKNKYIWHIVKTLLFFKEIKMKIVGGENAGETDCFINTISIGRRFAGGFYLTPKALADDGLLDVCMIKKLNLLQRLKILMQVPKGTHIHDPKVNYYQTPNLQVSFDKEVPYHLDGELFFATEIDVSLLPKALNFIYNPNGEHFFKD
- a CDS encoding 1-acyl-sn-glycerol-3-phosphate acyltransferase, yielding MRARIYTLVSVPVFIILYSFTFVIVLISLFFAILKRKKSVQHVMHFWAKSVFYLMGKKLTINGMQNIQKGGNYILIANHASLFDIMAIMAFYPNVSWFGHERLLRIPVFKQILLMTNYVPMKSATFSNTRLMLDSLIHKSQTNTIAIFHEGTRTLDGQINNFYKGFIRLMKASDVNILPVTLNGFYSLKPKNRFHINFNSKINVIIHKPIERSLLINKSDSEIIESVKEVIQSAIIK
- a CDS encoding MFS transporter encodes the protein YMLIDIKVDKQLEQKELLTKEDKFKMKDILDIIKNPAYIMIALICLTFYSAVFPFMAFAPDFFYHKFGVSYVQSGQITSLLPLGTLFFTPLFGFLIDRFGKAASAMIFGSFALFIVHITFSFTNTPPQALMILLGVAFSLVPAAMWPSMVRLVKEKQIGTAYGLMYSIQNLGLWGFPILAGIILDKANPGNPETLNYTPTMIMFAALGLLGLFFALLLKYYDKKRGFGVDLPLNK